The window CGCCATAAGCGTGGACAAGTCTGTTGAGTTTACCTTGGAGGAGCTCGCAAAGGCTACTGATAATTTCAATCTGTCTTTTAAGATAGGGCAAGGTGGTTTTGGTGCTGTTTACTATGCAGAGCTTAGAGGAGAAGTACGCAGAGATTCCCTTTTTTCATCCTTGTTATTGTTGGTCTACATGGAACATTAAAAAACTATTTGATGTGTAGAAAGCTGCAATCAAGAAGATGGACATGGAGGCATCGAAACAGTTCTTGGCAGAACTAAAAGTCTTGACACGTGTACATCATGTCAACCTGGTAAAGCTTAAACTGTGTTTCTCTGTCAGATAACAGATCATCTTTGACCAGAtaacaaaacttgttttttttctttctttcgtgCAGGTTCGTCTGATTGGTTATTGTGTAGAGGGATCTCTTTTCTTGATCTATGAGTATGTTGAGAATGGCAACCTTGGACAACATTTACATGGATCAGGTACCTACACATATATACTAGTACTAATAAGGTGAAACTTGCAAACAGTGATAGAAACTAAGGAGTTTATTATGTAAACTAGGACGTGAACCGCTACCGTGGACTAAGAGAGTCCACATTGCGCTAGATTCAGCTAGAGGTTTAGAGTATATCCACGAGCACACGGTTCCAGTTTATGTTCACAGGGACATTAAATCTGCCAATATATTGATAGATCAGAACTTCCGAGCAAAGGTTCATTCTCACTTTCTTATTGACTGAAACTATGTTATCTTTGCTTTGTTCAATGGCACTGAGTAACTTCCGTGTGTAACAACAGGTCGCTGATTTCGGTTTAACAAAACTGACAGAGGTGGGAAGCTCAGCGACACGTGGTGCGATGGGTACATTTGGTTACATGGCACCTGAGTAAAGCTCATTTCTCTCTacatatcataaaatatttgtattatgGTTGTAGTGATGGTTACAATAATGTAACGGCAGGATTGTATATGGAGAAGTGTCTGCGAAAGTAGATGTATATGCATTTGGAGTTGTCCTCTACGAGTTGATCTCTGCGAAAGCCGCGGTTGTCAAGATGAACCAAGCCAGTGGTGAATTCAGAGGCCTCGTTGGTGTGGTTAGTACTACTATTGCTTGTTTCCCTTCTTTCAAGACATGTATTGGCACTTAAGAAGTTGCTTTCTTGCTTTGTGATGCAGTTCGAAGAAGTGTTCAAGGAGGCAGACAAAGAAGAAGCACTACGGAAGATTATCGACCCCAGGCTTGGTGATAACTATCCGTTTGATTCTGTATATAAGGTAAATAATCTCTTGCTCTGTCCAATCCGGTTTATCTTAACCAACATCGCTAAACCAAGCCAATGATCTGGTTTAGATGGCGGAGCTAGGGAAAGCTTGTACGCAAGAGAACGCGCAGCTACGTCCAAGTATGAGATACATTGTGGTTGCTTTATCTACTCTGTTCTCTTCAACCGGAAACTGGGACGTCGGAAACTTCCAGAACGATGATATTGTCAGCCTTATGTCTGGCCGGTAGAGTTTGCGGTTTGCGGTTTATAGAAATGATTGTTCTTGGCTTTAACTTCAAGATTGATTTTGTTGATCTTCAGTATGTATATGTATACTCTTTATACAAACTGTGCATGTCACCTGTTGACTGATCTATATAATCTtctataataattaatttgacAAGTTCAACCTCGACAATCTCAGTATCTTACGCAagtattaaattttgaaattgttAATGGATATTCTATCAAAGCTTCGAAAAAGTCTAGAGCTTTGTCCATCACCACCATGTTGTAATAAAAGCGACTGGCTGGCTTAGGCCCCCCATAGCCCATAGGCTACTCACTATGATCTCTAATGTTCAAAGAGTGTTGGAGCGTTCTGGCCTGTCCGTAGACGGTAGACGTGTATCAATTGATCTGATCGCATCAGCTTCTATTGATGTGATTACTTAGCACAAAATGAGCTCCTAGTTCGGACTCCATTGCCTCTTTATACTTTTTGTGTTAACCATCCGATTCCACATAATTCTGCAAAGGACGTTACCAACCTGTCTTTGTCAGATACCCTTTACTGGATTATTAGCCTGTGCCTCTTCTCatgtagtgttttttttttttggttaaagatATGTTGGAATTCACTGAAGAAACGAATTTAAAATTGAACCCGGCCGTTACTTGAAAACGCGTATACACAAtccaatgtgttttttttttggttggacAAATCACAATCCAATGTTTAAGGCGGCGTATAATCCGGGAAATAAGATGGTTGTGGAAGAGCCGACGCATGATGGATTTAGTGCGCCACTAAACGCAGTTCAAATGATCTCTTTTAGTGGgtgataagattttttttaatgtttttctttaacgaatgatatttttttacaagtttTTGTGGAAAAATGTTTTGCAAATTTATTGTGCTTTTATCATATCGATCGATCTCTTTAAAAGCCAGGTGCACAAGGTATATAGATGAAGAAATGTTGGTTTAgggcaaattaaaaaaaagttgctgatggtaaaaattttgaaaagaaataaaGCTTTGTTGTcaaacttcaaaatattttttttcaaaaaaaagttcaaaataatctacgtatataataaaattatcttaAGATTACATATTTATCAAGAAGAATTTTAAAGTGTGTCTAATTGAAATTAACAATAATTTGTTCCTTCACGAAAcctttattaaaaagaaaaaaaaaaggttccaaTCGCGAGTGCATCGATATTTGTGATCTTCTCGCAATCAAACTTCTGATTGGGAGAGGCTAATGGACGAGGTGATGACAGTGGCGGACGCCGGCGGAAGCAGGTCGTTGAACGGATCCCCTTCGTCGCAGAATCTCCTTCCCCACAATCTCCCCCTCTTATCCGCTTTCCTTGCATTCGCCCTCGCTCAGTTCCTCAAAGTCTTCACTAATTGGTCCGCTCACCCTCCTCGTTTTCTCCGATCTGCTAAGATTGGCTTTTGTTTTACTACCAATTCAAGATTGCAACTTTCTTATTGTTAGGTGTTTAGTTTCGATTGAATTGTTAGAAAGTTTACAACTTTTTTAGTTTGTGTATCAGCCAACAGGGGTTGGTTCTAGAACCTTGAAAGTTGGCTTCTTTGCAGCTAGTTAAGATACTTTTGTCTTTTTTGAGGAGTAGATTCTCAGTTGTTTTGgttggtgtgtgtgtgtgttagaATGTTCCAGGTACAAAGAAAAGAGATGGGACTCTAAAAAGATGATCAGTTCTGGTGGAATGCCTTCCTCTCACTCTGCTACCGTCACTGCCTTAGCTCTTGCCATTGCCCTTGCAGAAGGTGCTGGATCACCCGCTTTTGCTATCGCTCTTGTCTTGGCCTGCGTTGTGAGTTCCCTTCCTCTGTGTCCTCCTTGTGCCATTTCTTGAGGCATTTGGTACAAAAGTGTCTTCTTTGGCTATTAGATTTTGGAACTTTAGAACCTCTTGCTTTGCTTAATTTTACATGTATCGAACAAACATATAGTAACAGCTTGTTTCATGTAGTGTGTGTATGAAAGGAGATCTTGTTCAACTAGCAATTCAGTTTTTATCATACATTTTGATTACTCAATCGTACTTCTTTTACATTTTGATTGCTCAAGCTTTACATATGTTTGTGAAATGGGGTTGCAGGTAATGTATGATGCCTCTGGGGTCAGGCTTCATGCTGGTCGTCAAGCTGAGGTAAATCCATGCGGAACTAACTTATTAATCCCTTTTTACCATGTCTTTGTTTTCTTTCCCTGAAGAAGGATTGTTCCATGCTTTCTAAACTCAAATGAATGGAAATTTTCAGCTACTGAATCAAATTGTTTGTGAGTTTCCGTCCGAGCATCCGTTATCCACAGTTAAACCCTTGCGTGAACTGCTCGGCCACACTCCTATACAGGTTTGTCTTACTCATCATCACTAAGTCTTAGACTTCTGTTCtgtttttcaaagaaaatacCAAGCTATACTGTCTGAGTCAGTAGTCTAATCGGTTAAAACTTGGGTAGTCTCGACCCGAGTTCGAGATTTACAGATTTACACACGTGTCGACCCGAGTTCTGTTTGTTAAAGATGATATAGCTAAGTTATGAGGTTGAATATTACAGGTTGCAGCCGGTGCTGTTTTAGGATGCGTGGTAGCTTATTTGACGAGGAGCACAAGCTAGTTGCTACACAACAACGAATCCAAGAATTCTTTTGAAATCATTGACCCTTGAGAAAATTCATCAGTGATCAAGCTGTGGGTAGATTATTATTGGAAGTAAATGGAAATTGtttaaatctgtgtaatatagAGATCATAGTTTAAGAAAATTGTCCTCAAGTGAAAGTGAACTGACTTGTCGTTATTGTTTATGCTATTTCTCtttttctaattattattacctaattttgtgtgttttctaaTTATCTTCAAGCATTATTGTGTATTGGTAGAAAATGTCAGGGTATTGATCCTTGTGAGTCAGCCTAGCTGTTATTTAAATGACCGTGCCAGAGCAATCTGGAATCAGATACCAATTGTATATTTTCACGTTCTTGTTTTATAACCTTTGGTGTCAATTgatttaaactctcttttagAGTGTCCTATGAAAATGCAAGCTTGTAAGGTATTCTATTCTCTCTGGTTGTTAAAAAGTTAGACATGATGTCACGTTCGGATAAACATTAACCAACTTTTGGGATTTTATACGAAAAGGGACAAACTTGTCAATTTAGTACGGCTTCTTGCTAAGGCCACGATATTCTGAGGTTCACATTGGTCATCGCCGTCCTGACGCTGAGGTTCACACTCGTCATTGTTGTCTTGTTCTGAAAGTTCGCATGTATACAAAGTCTTTTACACAAGAACAACAAATCCAAATTCTTTTCATGATCAAGACATAAAGACTATTCATAAGCCTCTTGGAAGTCGCAAACCAATATGGTTAGAATAGGATAATCCTTATATAGTAAAGAAGGCACTCTTCAAATCCAAGGAAGCTCTGCAATCACTTTTACCAACTTACCATTGATAGCAGAAGCCATGCCCATACTATTAGCTAGTATTTAACAAATAAATAGACTCATACAAGAATATGATATTTCTAGGTGACTGTGCAGAACTAATCAAGAGTTTGGATCATCTACCAGCTGGAGAAAGAAAGCAAGACATTCACATCAACGGTGCAACAGCCATACGCcaagacattttttttttaccccAAGACATCGTGAATTTGTCCAAGAACAATAGCTTTTCCTATTACTGTCCCTAGAATTTTTGCTCATGTTGATCAGCTAGCAAAGAGTGCCAGATTCAATAACCAAAAGTATGTAATAACCTGATGTAGTTAGCTGGCAATTTGTGTATTATCAATTCCAAGAAATGAAAATGTTGACTAAAGAAAAAAACCCTTCCTATGACCAATCTTTAAGACACTGATCGTTGGGTAACATATATAGTCTTTCAATATAGTCTCTCGATAGATTGCAAGAACACGTTAACAAGAAGTAGCTTCTCTTATTAATCTCTTAGGGAAAATTACTCAAAACCCTAAGCTCACAATCACAATGTTTCTCTTAAGTGTTGCAACAATTCTGCAACTCCTTTTATATCAATAGATAACTCCTAAACTCATTAGTAAATAAACTTTCAAGATAATCCTAAACCTTATAGATAACCATAACAAGATAGGAATAGGATTACTTGTTTCCCAAGCTATTTTGAGATTACTCCAACATTGTCCCCCTTAAGCTTAAAATAGCTTTGGGACACATCTTCAACTCCAATCAAACTTCTCATTTCTTTGTATCGTATTCTTCCAAGTCCTTTGGTTAGAATGTCTGCTTTCTGAATGCTTCCTGGTACATGTTGAACTTCAATCAGATTGTTGTCAACACACTCCCTTATAAAATGATAGCGACGATGAATATGTTTGCTGCGTCCATGGAAGACTGGGTTCTTGGTTAAGGCTATTGCAGACTTGTTATCAATCAGAACCACTACTTTCTCACACTCCTTTCCCATGATCTCACTAAGTAATTCTTGAAGCCAAATTGCCTGTTTTGCTGCCTCGGTTGCTGCCATAAATTCTGCTTCACAGGATGAGAGAGCAACTGTCTCTTGTTTCTGAGAACACCAGGTTATGGGTGAATCTAAGAAGTAAAAGACATGATCTGTCGTGCTTCTGCCGTCGTCCTCGTCCACATTGTGACTTGCGTCACTATAACCTATTAGCTTTGTATTTGTTCCCCGTTTGAACACTAATCCAAAACCAAGTGTTCCCTGTAAGTAGCGCAAGATTTGCTTTATGGCTGCGGCGTGTGACGTCTTCGGGTCCTGCATATACCTACTCATCACTCCAACCGAAAAGGATAAGTCGGGTCGAGTATGAAGTAAATATCTGAGACACCCGATGCTTCTTCTGTACTCTTTCTCGTTCACGCTTTGCTCATCTAGTGCTTTAGACATCTTCAAGCTTGGATCCATAGGTACTTGAACTGTGTTGCAGTCACGCATTCCACATTCTTCTAGTATCTTCTTGGCGTATCTTTCCTGCTTCAGCGTGATGCCTTCATTGTGTTGATCAACCTCAATGCCCAGATAGTATGTTAATTTACCCAAATCACTCATTTCAAACCTTTCAGACATTCCTTTCTTAAACTCTTCGATCATCACACGACTTGTACCAGTCACAAGAAGGTCATCAACATACACTGCAACAAGCAATAGATGTTCTTTCTCTTGGCGTCGATAAACTGCTGGTTCTTTTGCACACTTTACGAACTTCAATTCTCCTAAAACTCTGTTTAATTTTTCGTTCCATGCTCTTGGAGCCTGACGTAGACCGTAGAGTGCCTTTTTAAGCCTGTATACTTTTCCTTCCTGTCCTTTAACCACGAATCCTTCTGGTTGGGAGACGTACACTTCTTCTTTAAGGTCTCCGTGTAAGAATGCAGTCTTGACGTCCAAGTGATGAACTTGCCAACCTTGTGATGCTGCTAATGCAAGTAAGAACCGGACAGTTTCAATACGTGCCACGGGCGCAAAAACCTCATCAAAGTCGACACCATGTCTCTGTATGTAGCCCTTTGCTACTAGTCTTGCCTTGAATTTGTTGATGCTTCCGTCAGAGTTTCGTTTGATCTTAAAGATCCATTTGAGCCCTATTGCCTTTGCTCCAACAGGTAGTTCAGCTAAGTCCcatgttttgtttttgactATTGATTTGATCTCGTCTTCGCAAGCATCTCTCCATACTTTCTTTTCTTTAGCTTCTTCGAAGCTCCATGGTTCATCATTTATGCTCAGCAATAACCGCTCTCCTTCTAGCTCTGCCAGAAGGATGTAATCATCAAGGTAACCAGGTAACTTTCTTTCTCTAGTGGATCTCCTTAGCTCTGGTTCATCATGATCATCATCGTgatcctcatcttcttctccttggtTTATTGTATCTGTAGCTTGGGTTTCTGTTGCTTCTTCTTCGTTGTCGACGACAGTGGTGTCGTCATCAACTCCGTGATTCCCAAACTGACTGATACCAATGCGGAACACTCCCGTCTCTCCTCTTTCATTAATCTTCTTCCAGTCCCAGCTCTTGGTTTCATCAAATATCACATCTCTACTTACCACCATTCTTTTTGTCGTTGGATCAAGTAACCTATAGGCCTTAGATCCTGGCTCGGTTCCGAGATGTACGAGCTGTCGAGACCTGTTGTCGAGTTTCTTGAGATGTTGTGAGTCTACTTTAGCATATCCAATACATCCAAAAATCCGCAGGTGCTCTATGTTTGGTTTCCTGCCTTTGAACAGCTCGTAGGGTGTTGTCTTGATGACTCGAGTTGCAGCTCTGTTTATAAGGTAAGTCGCATGTCTCACTGCCTCGCCCCAGAGGTAGTTTGGTAGCTCCATATGTTTCAACATACTTCTAGTCATGTTAAGAAGAGTTCGATTCCGTCTTTCTACTACCCCGTTTTGTTGAGGGGTGTAGGGAGCTGTTAGGTGTCTTGTAATTCCATTCGTCTCGCAAAATATGTTGAACTCGTTAGACACAAATTCACCTCCTCTGTCTGTTCTAAGAGTTTTGATCACAGTTCCTGTTTCCTTCTCAACTACAACCTTGAATTTTCTGAACTTGTCGAATGCTTCTCCTTTTTCCTTCAAGAGTATACTCCACATATACCTGGAATGGTCATCAATGAGAACAAAAATATATCGGTTTTGAGAGGGTGTGGATGGTGTTATAGGCCCGCAGAGGTCTCCATGTATAAGTTCGAGTATTTTCTCAGCTCGATATGCAGTCGCTTTTGGAAACATCTGTCTTGCTTGTTTGCCAAGTAAGCAAGAGGAGCATGTTTCTTTATCAATCTCGATCTTAGGTAGTCCATACACGAGCTCTCCGTTGGCCATTAGTCGCATTGTTTCTCTCCCTATGTGACCTAACCGTGCATGCCACTTTGCGGAGTCGCTTGGAACTGAGAGCTGTAGGCATTCCTCATTGCTGTCAATAGTTACCTTATATAGCCGATTCTTAGATCGTCTTGCTTTTACGATCAATTTTCCATCTTTGTCTTGTAATGTAAGGTAATCATCTTTCATTCTGATGTCGCAGCCGGACTCTGTAGCTTGACCTAGGCTAATTATATTGCTTTTTAGGTCTGGTATATAATAGACATCAGCAAGAATCTTCTTTCCTCCTTCCTTGGTGAGGAACAGTATTGGCCCTTTTCCTTTGATGTCGATGCGAGAGTCGTCTCCAAATCTTACTTTGCCAGTGATTGACTCGTCGATTTCCTTAAAGTATCTCCGGTCGCCAGTCATATGGTTGCTTGCCCCATTGTCTAGATACCATACTCTTTCATTTTCTGAATTTGCTTCAAAGTCAAGTGGGTTAACGTTCTTCTCGTTAAGGTATACCACCTCATGCATCATCAGTTCCTCTGCTTCCTGTGTTGCATCatctttctcttttgtttctgtGGCTATCTGTAGCTTGAGTAGACGATCAGGACATACAGACGCGAAGTGACCCATCTTGTCACACCGAAAGCATTCGATCTTGGACATGTCGAAAGTATTTTGGTACCGGTTTTGGTACTGGTCGTTGTACCGATCGTTGTACCTTCCCCTTCCTCGTCCTCTGTTATTAAATCGACCACCACGTCCTCTACCTCTATAGTTGTTGCTGTAGGTTGAAGCAGGTTGAGATTCAGTATTTTCTGCGTACATGAGTTTGttctgtgtttcatcttcttcctcagcaACTCTCTCTCATAAGCTTTTAACCGGCCAATTATATCCTCGAAGCTTGTGGTTTTAAGATCAAGAACCTGTTCTAATGATGCcacaatatgtatatattttcttcGTGGTAAGCTGGATAAGAACTTCTTCACCAATTTTGTTTCTTCAATAACTTCTCCTAGAGCAGATGATTTAGATGAGATCTCCGATAGCTTTCCCACAAAGTCATCAATTGTATCACTGTCTTTCATCTTCATTCTCTCAAATTCTGCGGTTAATGTTTGTAGTCTTGCCTCGCGTACACGATCTGCTCCCATGTGTCTTGATTTAATCGCATCCCATACTTTCTTGGCTGTGTCAAGCTCTCCTACCTGGAGAATGAGTGCCTCGGGTATAGACTGGAAGAGTAGAGCAGTAGCCATGTCGTTCTTCTCTCCATTATCAGATTCATTCTCTATGACCTCCCAAACTTTATGAACCCTCAATAGCACTTTAACTCGCATTGCCCACACCGTATAGTTTGTCGAAGTTAGCATCGGACACTTTATGGAAGAGGATCCTCCCCCTTCCTTAACTTTCGTAGTGACAATGTCGCCCATAACTTCTGTGATCGTATCCtagaggctctgataccacaatATAGTCTTTCAATATAGTCTCTCGATAGATTGCAAGAACACGTTAACAAGAAGTAGCTTCTCTTATTAATCTCTTAGGGAAAATTACTCAAAACCCTAAGCTCACAATCACAATGTTTCTCTTAAGTGTTGCAACAATTCTGTCAATATAGTCTTTCAATATAGTCTCTCGATAGATTGCAAGAACACGTTAACAAGAAGTAGCTTCTCTTATTAATCTCTTAGGGAAAATTACTCAAAACCCTAAGCTCACAATCACAATGTTTCTCTTAAGTGTTGCAACAATTCTGCAACTCCTTTTATATCAATAGATAACTCCTAAACTCATTAGTAAATAAACTTTCAAGATAATCCTAAACCTTATAGATAACCATAACAAGATAGGAATAGGATTACTTGTTTCCCAAGCTATTTTGAGATTACTCCAACAACATATAGAGGCATATGACATATCGTCAGTTAAGTAGGTCCCACATAACTTGCATAACATATACACATGTACGTGTATTTCTGTGTATACGTGTAATGTACGTGTACAGTAGTGTGTATAACGTCGTAAAGTATAGTTCCCATATCCACCGAAAGCGAGGAAAGCTGTAGAAGCAAGAATATAGTCACTCACTCGAAAGAAGATATGAATTAAAGTTAAATATTCCCCAACAAAATAATCTCTATCATCTGTTTCAACATTACAAAACCTCTTAAAGAGAACGTCACTGTTAGaaccagaagaagaaaaaacaagcCAGACAAGAAAATGGGATGTTTCGGACCATCAAAATCTTCAAGAACAAGAAACCAAGAACGAGACACCAGTCGACGAAGCCCACCTCCTCAACCTCAACAACAAACCGTGAGAGCTGAAGAGATTCTCTTACATATTCCAAGATGTAGAGTCCATCTCATCGACGAATCCGAGGCCGTGGAGCTCGCCTCCGGTGATTTCAATCTCGTCAAAGTCTCAGACAACGGCGTGACACTCGCCATGATCGTCAGGATCGGACATGACCTACAGTGGCCAGTGATTAAAGACGAGCCAGTGGTGAAACTAGACGCACGTGACTACCTCTTCACGCTTCCGGTTAAAGACGGTGATCCACTTAGCTATGGGGTCACTTTCTCAAGCGACGAGAGAGATGTAGCCGTTGCGAACAGCTTGAAGTTGCTTGACGAGTTCTTGAAGGAGAACTCTTGTTTCTCGTACTCGGCTTCTAGTAAAGTTGACAATGGAATCGACTGGAAAGAGTTTGCGCCGAGGATTGAAGATTATAACAACGTTGTTGCTAAGGCTATTGCTGGAGGAACAGGACATATCATTAGAGGACTCTTCAGTTGCAGCAATGCTTACACCAACCAGGTCTTAATCACACTCATCTACTCACTGTTTTCTATaagatgttttataaatttttaaagtttCTATGCCAAACTTGactttatttcatattttgtgACCTTTTACGTATACGAAATTTTATTATGACTGGCTATAAAATTTCAACTAGGTATTCAAACAGTGTGACTAAATGGTTTATGTAGTAaggaaaaagatatataattttttttaagaaattataacATCCTAAAACAAATAAACGGATGTAGTACTAGAAGATCGTGTGATATGAATCCAAATGGTCTTATGTTATATGAAAGGATGAATGCTCATGTTAATGAGATTCTTATTTGCACtagtgtatatatatgattGATATGGTTATAGTTTCATGATTGAATAGGTTCACAAGGGAGGTGAAGTAATGATTACAAAGGCTGATCAGGAGAAGAGTGGTGCCTCTCAGAGAAATGGAGGCTACAACAGTGGAAACTCCAGTAGTACTGAGAAGAAAAATGGAATCAACGCAAACCTTCAACGGTAATTCACTCCGTTTTAAAGTTCAATCTGATTAAACTATGGATTGTTTTCAAATTTAGTTTCTGCGTTTG is drawn from Brassica rapa cultivar Chiifu-401-42 chromosome A05, CAAS_Brap_v3.01, whole genome shotgun sequence and contains these coding sequences:
- the LOC103869159 gene encoding chitin elicitor receptor kinase 1 isoform X1; translation: MELRIQIATLLLLLFWPSSLFFTVESKCSGSCNLALASYFLDNGTTLSNINLNLNSPEAPYDQINFEPILRYNPSITNKDLIQMGTRLLVPFPCECQPGDFLAHVFRYSVQPEDTYDIVATEHYANLTTEESLRRTNSFPATNIPPSATLNVSVNCFCGNESVSKDYGLFVTYPLRPEDSLDAIASSSGVPAETLQRYNPGVDFRSGSGIVFVPGKDPNGTFPPFKSSDKAGGLGAGVIAGICIGVLVALLLISFVIYYVYRKNKKQESHSSSIPLSAKVDQASLQSGDLVGTGVAPGLAAISVDKSVEFTLEELAKATDNFNLSFKIGQGGFGAVYYAELRGEKAAIKKMDMEASKQFLAELKVLTRVHHVNLVRLIGYCVEGSLFLIYEYVENGNLGQHLHGSGREPLPWTKRVHIALDSARGLEYIHEHTVPVYVHRDIKSANILIDQNFRAKVADFGLTKLTEVGSSATRGAMGTFGYMAPEIVYGEVSAKVDVYAFGVVLYELISAKAAVVKMNQASGEFRGLVGVFEEVFKEADKEEALRKIIDPRLGDNYPFDSVYKMAELGKACTQENAQLRPSMRYIVVALSTLFSSTGNWDVGNFQNDDIVSLMSGR
- the LOC103869159 gene encoding chitin elicitor receptor kinase 1 isoform X2, translated to MELRIQIATLLLLLFWPSSLFFTVESKCSGSCNLALASYFLDNGTTLSNINLNLNSPEAPYDQINFEPILRYNPSITNKDLIQMGTRLLVPFPCECQPGDFLAHVFRYSVQPEDTYDIVATEHYANLTTEESLRRTNSFPATNIPPSATLNVSVNCFCGNESVSKDYGLFVTYPLRPEDSLDAIASSSGVPAETLQRYNPGVDFRSGSGIVFVPGKDPNGTFPPFKSSDKGGLGAGVIAGICIGVLVALLLISFVIYYVYRKNKKQESHSSSIPLSAKVDQASLQSGDLVGTGVAPGLAAISVDKSVEFTLEELAKATDNFNLSFKIGQGGFGAVYYAELRGEKAAIKKMDMEASKQFLAELKVLTRVHHVNLVRLIGYCVEGSLFLIYEYVENGNLGQHLHGSGREPLPWTKRVHIALDSARGLEYIHEHTVPVYVHRDIKSANILIDQNFRAKVADFGLTKLTEVGSSATRGAMGTFGYMAPEIVYGEVSAKVDVYAFGVVLYELISAKAAVVKMNQASGEFRGLVGVFEEVFKEADKEEALRKIIDPRLGDNYPFDSVYKMAELGKACTQENAQLRPSMRYIVVALSTLFSSTGNWDVGNFQNDDIVSLMSGR
- the LOC103869160 gene encoding uncharacterized membrane protein YuiD; its protein translation is MDEVMTVADAGGSRSLNGSPSSQNLLPHNLPLLSAFLAFALAQFLKVFTNWYKEKRWDSKKMISSGGMPSSHSATVTALALAIALAEGAGSPAFAIALVLACVVMYDASGVRLHAGRQAELLNQIVCEFPSEHPLSTVKPLRELLGHTPIQVAAGAVLGCVVAYLTRSTS
- the LOC103869161 gene encoding senescence/dehydration-associated protein At4g35985, chloroplastic, with protein sequence MGCFGPSKSSRTRNQERDTSRRSPPPQPQQQTVRAEEILLHIPRCRVHLIDESEAVELASGDFNLVKVSDNGVTLAMIVRIGHDLQWPVIKDEPVVKLDARDYLFTLPVKDGDPLSYGVTFSSDERDVAVANSLKLLDEFLKENSCFSYSASSKVDNGIDWKEFAPRIEDYNNVVAKAIAGGTGHIIRGLFSCSNAYTNQVHKGGEVMITKADQEKSGASQRNGGYNSGNSSSTEKKNGINANLQRVRKLSKATEQLSKTMLNGAGVVSGSVMVPVMKSKPGKAFFSMVPGEVLLASLDALNKILDAAEAAERQALTATSRAATRMVSERFGENAGEATEDVLATAGHAAGTAWNVFQIRKTFYPSSSLKSGIVRNAPRK